In Taeniopygia guttata chromosome 7, bTaeGut7.mat, whole genome shotgun sequence, a single window of DNA contains:
- the KMO gene encoding kynurenine 3-monooxygenase isoform X2 encodes MEEQIVAKGIPMRARRIHTPSGKKYSIPYGKKDQYILSVDRANLNKELLTAAEMYSNTKLFFGHKLLGCNAELGTLSIKRSDQQTLEVSYDLIVGCDGAFSTVRKQFMRQTRFNYSHEYIPHGYMELTIPPKDGDFAMEPNYLHIWPRNTFMMIALPNMDKSFTCTLFMPFEEFEKLTTGEQVLGFFQTYFPDAIPLIGEQELKHDYFLLPAQAMISVKCSSYNLSSRCVLMGDAAHAVVPFYGQGMNAGFEDCLVFDELMDQFHNDLGACLPEFSRLRVPDDHAISDLAMYNYVEMREHVNSTWFIFRKRVDNFLHALMPSTIVPLYTMVTFTRIRYHEALQRWKWQTKVINRGLFVVGAAGLGGTYLLIKCLARNLNFCLEDWWGWPHYLKNIGDLPFGTRVV; translated from the exons ATTGTGGCCAAAGGCATCCCCATGAGGGCAAGGAGGATACACACaccttcagggaaaaaatactCCATCCCTTATGGGAAGAAGGACCAG TACATTCTCTCTGTGGACAGAGCAAACTTAAACAAAGAGCTGCTGACAG CTGCCGAGATGTACTCCAACACTAAACTGTTCTTTGGACACAAGCTCCTTGGGTGCAATGCAGAGTTGGGGACATTATCCATAAAAAG GTCTGACCAGCAGACCTTGGAAGTGAGCTATGATCTCATCGTGGGGTGTGACGGAGCCTTCTCAACAGTCAGGAAACAGTTCATGAGGCAAACACGCTTCAACTACAGCCACGAGTACATTCCTCATGGCTACATGGAGCTGACCATCCCTCCCAAGGATGGAGAC tttgcCATGGAACCAAACTACCTCCATATCTGGCCGAGAAACACCTTCATGATGATTGCACTGCCCAACATG GACAAGTCCTTCACCTGCACACTCTTCATGCCCTTTGAGGAGTTTGAGAAGCTCACAACAGGCGAGCAAGTGCTGGGGTTTTTCCAGACCTACTTCCCAGATGCCATTCCCCTCATCGGAGA GCAAGAGCTGAAGCACGATTACTTTttgctgccagcccaggccaTGATCTCTGTGAAGTGCTCTTCCTACAACCTCTCCTCCCGGTGCGTGCTGATGGGAGATGCTGCTCATGCTGTGGTGCCCTTCTATGGACAGGGCATGAATGCA GGCTTTGAAGATTGTCTGGTCTTTGATGAATTAATGGACCAGTTCCACAATGACCTTG GTGCCTGCCTCCCTGAGTTCTCCAGACTGAGAGTGCCAGATGACCACGCGATTTCTGATTTAGCCATGTACAATTATGTAGAG ATGCGTGAGCACGTCAATTCAACGTGGTTCATTTTCCGGAAGCGCGTAGACAACTTTCTCCACGCCCTCATGCCTTCCACCATTGTCCCACTGTACACCATG GTGACCTTCACCAGAATTCGCTACCATGAGGCCCTTCAACGCTGGAAATGGCAGACAAAG GTAATTAATCGAGGGCTCTTTGTAGTGGGGGCAGCAGGACTGGGTGGTACCTACCTGCTGATAAAGTGTCTGGCACGGAACTTGAACTTCTGCTTGGAAGACTGGTGGGGCTGGCCCCATTATCTAAAGAATATTGGAGATCTTCCCTTTGGCACACGAGTGGTTTAA
- the ITGB2 gene encoding integrin beta-2, translating into MPRDCCLQLPAVTWVLLLVTTAFAMECPKIKVGTCKDCIQSGPGCAWCKKLNFTKAGEPDAIRCDTIEQLKKRGCPDTEIEFPGNEIKSTQNNPLSHETQLTPQEVHLKLRIGHPAAFEVKFRRAMGYPIDLYYLMDLSYSMLDDLENVKKLGGELLRALESTTPSRRIGFGSFVDKTVLPFVNTHPEKLQNPCPNKDTKCQPPFAFKHILSLTDNAEQFESEVGKQFISGNLDAPEGGLDAMMQAAVCGDQIGWRNVTRLLVFATDDGFHFAGDGKLAGILTPNDGKCHLEDNMYKRSNEFDYPSVGQLVQKLAENNIQPIFAVTSKVVDVYKKLSEMIPKSAVGELNQDSSNIIELIQVAYNNLSSRIILDHSTLLDTLDVKYDSKCKNDKDSVDEARGQCDNVKINEEVIFKVKVTAKACIPKYSFTIRPLGFTDTLTVHVSSNCDCHCNDKPDPTACNGQGIIECGTCSCNSRYTGKNCECDTKGKTSKELEHSCRRDNSSVICSGQGDCVCGQCVCHTSDVPGKYIYGTYCQCDNKNCEFFNGSLCGGPARGQCDCGACKCLPGYEGSACQCQQSTESCLNARRHVCSLRGTCHCNRCQCSGGYQPPFCQECPGCPSPCGRYISCVECKFFNSGPFEKNCSQACLNIQLPTNSTEVSTSDRKCREKDSQNCWMSFHMVQEDGEEIYTIIVDPDRECPQPPNVPLIVGSTIAGVFLIGILVLVIWRLLMELLDRREYRRFEKEKSKAKWNDADNPLFKSATTTVVNPKFNE; encoded by the exons ATGCCTCGTGactgctgcctccagctgccagcagtgacctgggtgctgctgctggtgacAACAG CCTTCGCCATGGAGTGCCCCAAGATCAAGGTGGGGACGTGCAAAGACTGCATTCAGTCTGGTCCTGGCTGCGCCTGGTGCAAGAAGCTG AATTTCACCAAAGCCGGCGAGCCTGACGCCATCCGCTGTGACACCATTGAGCAGCTGAAGAAGAGGGGGTGCCCAGACACTGAGATTGAGTTTCCAGGCAATGAGATCAAAAGtacacagaacaatcctttaAGCCACGAAACACAGCTGACTCCACAGGAGGTGCACCTGAAGCTGAGGATAG gCCATCCTGCTGCGTTTGAGGTGAAGTTTCGCCGTGCCATGGGGTATCCCATTGATCTCTACTACCTCATGGACCTCTCCTACTCCATGCTGGATGACCTGGAGAACGTGaagaagctgggaggggagcTGCTCAGGGCGCTGGAGAGCACCACCCCTTCTCGGCGTATTG GGTTTGGCTCCTTTGTGGACAAGACAGTGCTGCCATTCGTGAACACGCACCCCGAGAAGCTGCAGAACCCCTGCCCCAATAAGGACACCAAGTGCCAGCCTCCCTTCGCCTTCAAGCACATCCTGTCGCTGACGGACAACGCCGAGCAGTTTGAGAGCGAAGTGGGGAAGCAGTTCATCTCAGGGAACCTGGACGCCCCCGAGGGCGGGCTGGATGCCATGATGCAGGCAGCAGTGTGCGGG GACCAGATCGGCTGGCGCAACGTCACCCGCTTGCTGGTGTTTGCTACTGATGACGGCTTCCACTTTGCCGGGGATGGCAAGCTTGCAGGCATCCTGACCCCCAACGATGGCAAGTGCCACTTGGAGGACAACATGTACAAAAGGAGCAATGAGTTT GACTACCCATCTGTTGGCCAGCTGGTCCAGAAACTTGCTGAAAACAACATTCAGCCCATTTTTGCTGTCACCAGTAAGGTGGTGGATGTTTACAAG AAACTCAGTGAGATGATCCCAAAGTCGGCAGTGGGAGAGCTGAACCAGGACTCCAGCAACATCATTGAACTCATCCAAGTGGCCTACAAT AACCTCTCCTCACGGATCATCTTGGACCATTCCACCTTGCTGGACACTCTGGATGTCAAATATGACTCCAAATGCAAAAATGACAAGGACTCCGTGGATGAAGCAAGAGGCCAGTGTGACAATGTCAAGATCAATGAAGAG GTCATCTTCAAAGTGAAGGTCACAGCCAAGGCGTGCATTCCAAAATATTCCTTCACCATCCGGCCGCTAGGCTTCACagacaccctcactgtccatGTGTCCAGCAACTGTGACTGCCACTGCAATGACAAGCCTGACCCAACTGCTTGCAATGGGCAAGGCATCATCGAATGTGGGACCTGCAG CTGCAATTCAAGATACACAGGGAAGAACTGCGAGTGCGACACCAAAGGAAAGACCAGCAAggagctggagcacagctgcCGGAGGGACAACAGCTCGGTGATCTGCTCGGGGCAGGGGGACTGCGTGTGCGGGCAGTGCGTGTGCCACACCAGCGACGTGCCTGGCAAGTACATCTACGGCACCTACTGCCAGTGCGACAACAAGAACTGCGAGTTCTTCAACGGCTCCCTCTGCGGCGGCCCAG CACGCGGGCAGTGCGACTGCGGGGCATGCAAGTGCCTGCCTGGATATGAGGGCAGCGCCTGCCAGTGCCAGCAATCGACGGAGAGCTGCCTCAATGCCCGCAGACACGTGTGCAGCCTCCGTGGGACCTGCCACTGCAACCGCTGCCAGTGCTCGGGAGGGTACCAGCCCCCCTTCTGCCAGGAATGCCCAGGCTGCCCTTCTCCCTGTGGCAGATACAT ctcctgtgtggaGTGCAAGTTCTTCAACAGCGGCCCCTTTGAGAAGAACTGCTCCCAGGCCTGTCTCAACATCCAGCTGCCCACAAACTCCACAGAGGTGAGCACAAGTGATaggaaatgcagggaaaagGATTCCCAGAACTGCTGGATGTCCTTCCATATGGTCCAGGAGGATGGCGAGGAGATATATACCATCATCGTTGATCCTGATAGAG AGTGCCCACAGCCTCCTAACGTCCCACTGATCGTGGGCAGCACCATCGCTGGCGTGTTCCTCATTGGCATTCTGGTCCTGGTCATCTGGCGGCTCTTGATGGAGCTGCTTGACCGTCGGGAATACCGCCGGTTTGAGAAGGAGAAGTCCAAAGCCAAGTGGAATGAT GCTGATAATCCCCTCTTCAAGAGTGCCACCACCACTGTCGTCAACCCCAAGTTTAATGAATGA